In the Topomyia yanbarensis strain Yona2022 chromosome 3, ASM3024719v1, whole genome shotgun sequence genome, one interval contains:
- the LOC131692308 gene encoding tubulin beta-3 chain-like, with product MREIVHLQAGQCGNQIGAKFWEIISEEHGIDATGIYHGESDLQLERVSVYYNEASAYSRSSGGKYVPRAILLDLEPGTMEAVRSGPYGKLFRPDNFVFGQSGAGNNWAKGHYTEGAELVDAVLDVVRKECENCDCLQGFQLTHSLGGGTGSGMGTLLISKIREEYPDRIMNTYSVVPSPKVSDTVVEPYNATLSIHQLVENTDETYCIDNEALYDICFRTLKVPNPSYGDLNHLVSLTMSGVTTCLRFPGQLNADLRKLAVNMVPFPRLHFFMPGFAPLTSRGSQQYRALTVPELTQQMFDAKNMMAACDPRHGRYLTVAAVFRGRMSMKEVDEQMLAVQNKNSSYFVEWIPNNVKTACCDIPPKGLKMSSTFIGNTTAIQELFKRISEQFSAMFRRKAFLHWYTGEGMDEMEFTEAESNMNDLVSEYQQYQEATAEDEFEQEECADEMEGECV from the exons TTCTGGGAAATCATCTCCGAGGAGCATGGAATCGATGCGACTGGCATTTACCATGGAGAATCGGATTTACAACTGGAGCGTGTTAGTGTGTACTACAATGAAGCCTCAG CCTACTCCCGCTCATCGGGTGGCAAATATGTGCCACGGGCAATTCTGCTCGATTTGGAGCCAGGCACTATGGAGGCTGTTCGTTCTGGACCGTATGGAAAACTGTTCCGTCCGGATAACTTTGTATTCGGACAATCCGGAGCCGGCAATAATTGGGCCAAAGGTCATTACACCGAGGGTGCTGAGTTGGTCGACGCCGTGCTGGACGTGGTGCGCAAAGAGTGTGAGAACTGCGATTGTCTTCAG ggCTTCCAACTGACGCATTCTTTAGGAGGCGGTACTGGTTCTGGTATGGGAACGCTTTTGATTTCTAAAATTCGCGAAGAGTATCCAGATCGAATTATGAACACGTACTCTGTAGTCCCTTCGCCTAAGGTGTCCGACACTGTTGTGGAACCGTACAACGCAACCCTCTCTATTCATCAGTTGGTCGAAAATACGGACGAGACATACTGTATCGACAACGAGGCTCTGTATGATATCTGCTTCCGTACACTGAAGGTACCGAACCCAAGTTACGGTGATTTGAACCATCTGGTCTCGCTAACCATGTCCGGTGTAACCACATGCTTGCGATTCCCTGGTCAGCTGAATGCTGATTTGCGTAAACTGGCCGTAAACATGGTTCCATTCCCGCGTCTTCACTTCTTCATGCCCGGGTTCGCTCCGCTGACTTCACGTGGATCCCAGCAGTACCGTGCACTGACCGTTCCGGAACTGACTCAGCAAATGTTCGATGCCAAAAACATGATGGCCGCCTGCGACCCCCGCCATGGTCGATATTTGACTGTTGCAGCCGTATTTCGTGGTCGTATGTCAATGAAGGAGGTAGACGAACAGATGCTGGCCGTTCAAAACAAGAACAGTAGCTACTTCGTCGAATGGATTCCGAACAACGTTAAGACTGCCTGCTGTGATATTCCTCCGAAGGGTCTGAAAATGTCATCTACTTTTATTGGGAACACCACTGCCATCCAGGAGCTATTCAAGCGCATCTCTGAACAGTTCTCCGCTATGTTTCGTCGTAAGGCTTTCTTGCATTGGTACACCGGCGAAGGCATGGATGAGATGGAATTCACAGAGGCGGAGAGTAACATGAATGATCTGGTTTCAGAGTATCAGCAATATCAAGAAGCGACGGCTGAGGATGAGTTCGAACAGGAAGAGTGTGCTGACGAAATGGAAGGTGAATGCGTTTGA